AGTATCAATTAcagtgcccatcacacttgaaTCTGAAGAAGACTATCAACACAGGAAAGCCCAGGGTATTGAAGAAGCCGACAGAAGGCGAAAGAAAGTCGAATTTTGTAAAACTGAGTTACATTTTGCGGCTGAATCTGGGAAAGTGAATATTATAGCCACCGATGAAAAACCGCCACCTACAAATGATTTTAGAAGGAGGAAAAGTGCTTTCGTACCAATGAAGAAACCCGAGAGACCGACTACACTGTTGCTCGAAAAGAAATCAACTGATGATACGATGGTTGATTTATTACAACACAACACTAGTGAGGTAGTTGAAAACGATGAGAATACAGCAGCTACAAAAAGTATTCTCAAAAACAAAATTCCTAAGCCCAAACCATATCTTCTAGGGGAAAACATGGCTCTTGGGCTGGCTGACGATGTTCCGAGTGCTAACAAATCCAGTATATGCAGCGACAATTCAGATGTTCCGACAGCTGTTTCATTAATCAATAGGCAGTTGCAAGAAAGAAGGTGCAGCAATGAAACAACCTCCAGCATGGCTAGTGAAACTGACATAAGCAGTCCTTTAAAAACTTTCACTTCGAGGCCAATTAATGCAGGTAACTAATAtaagaaatttaataataaatttaaagcaAATAACGTACGTAATATTAATGCAACTATGTCATTGAATCtgatgaatgttttttttacaggtCTTATCAAGAGTGTAAGCTCAAAAAGTCAAAATTCTAGACAACAATATTCGTCAACCACTGAAGTTACTGACACCTTCAATTCAGTTATAGAAAAGTTGAAGGCGTTGCAGATGTCTCCGATACCAGCAAGATCTAAAACGCGCCAACTTCGGCAATCTGATCTAACTTACTTTGGTATTcagaatgataaaaaaaatacagaagaTGACAAGCCCAAGTTCATCAGAGACAGGATCAAAATGCAAAATGAAGCAATTGATAACATTTTCCAATCTGTTCGGCTTATTCAGCAAGTATCTAACAGTGTGTCCAACAGTGTGTGCCACAGTGAAGCTGAATCAGAAGACGCTGTGGAATATCAAAATATTCCTCTTAAAACAAACTTTGGTCCTATACCGACGCCACGATCGCGTACAAAATATAACGATAGAGATTCTGAAAAAGTAACAGTACTAAAGCCTATTGTTGAACAGGATTCCGCAGTAATAAAACAGAATGTACAAGACACAACGAGACGTTCTAGGTCACGAAGATATGAAGAGGCTTCTTCACCGGCAATTCGAAGTATTTCGGAGCCCCCTAAGGCTAATCGATTAAGCTCTTTGGAAAAATCACATCGACGAACCCACAAGGTCAAGCAAAATGTTTCTGCAAGGTAATATTTCTCTAGCTAGTTAAAATAAACCACTTATATTCAATACTAACACCATCAATTTCGTTTGATATATTGGGATTTCATTCTATGTTTTGTTTTAGggtaaacaaatatgaaataaagGAAAAGAAATCGAATTATAGTAAAAAGCATCCTTCAGATACCGCCAAATTGTATTTAAGCGAGGAGGAGGACGACGACGATGCAGTGCCTACGTATGTCAACGTAAACAAAGAACTATGTAATAATACAACACCAATAACTGGTGAGGATAAAATACGTAAACCAGAAATTGATAGAAAATTGCGCCAGTCACATAAAACTAACACTGGTCACAGAGAAATCGTTCAGAAAGCAGATAAGTATACAGTAGAACGAAGATTACGTACAAGACATGAAAAAGCGGATAGTGATATTAAACCAACAGAAATCCATGAAGATCATTATGAATTAGATCGAAAGTCACGTGCAACAACTGAAAAAACAAATAGTGATCATAAAGAAACTACCCGAAATCAATCTAACTCTCGAGAAAAAATCCATAAAGCAGACAAATATAATGATAGCTTGAATAAAAGAACAAACTCCTCGAGGAAAAAGAAAGTAGACTCAAAGGCTGGGGTACTACCTGCAAATGCTCCACAATCGAGCGCCCCTTCAGTAAATTCACAAAGCATTAcaacagaaaataaaacaaataaggaCGAGAGATCTACGTCGACGAGCAGGCAAAGTAAATCACTTAGACATGCGGACAAAAATATCACCGAACGGATTGCTGAGATTTCCGACACCCCTACTAAGGACTCGAAAGAAACAACCAAATCTCAACATGTTAGGAGTGCAAGTCGTCATTCCACATCCAAGAAAGACACTATAGAAAACCATAAACGATCTAGCGCGAATTCTGCTGATCGCCACCACAACTCATTGCAACTAAAGTCTGGCGACAGAAACGGGGAAGTGCACTACTCAAAAGACAGAAAGTCAAAGAGAAACGAATACGTTATCAATTACGATGACAAGAACGGGACAGTAGCATCTATAACTAAAGTACCAACTGGACCTGGATCGACTAGGAAGAAAAAAACTTCTCTAGAAATAATTATAGACACCCCTAAAGAGCATAGAACTCAAAGCAAACCCGAGAAAATTCACCTGCGTAAGTAAGCCGTTTGCATGCTTTCAACaatctaacaaaaaaataaatacagccTCTAAAAATGTAAACGTCTTTCAGTGCAGTTCCCAGAACGAGAGCTCCCAAGCGGACTGAGTCATGCGCATAAGAGATCGAGGACAAAAGTGCATATACAACGGTCTTGCCAGCTATTGTGAACTAAATATGAGTAATGCTAGTGTAAGGAATGCCAAAAACTAGCCGATTGCTGTAAAATTAGTATTTATGTATGGAACTTGCaactattgtataatttatGTGGTAATTAAACATCGAATAATACTGATCTCACATTAAggttaataatacaaaataacagTTATTAATAAAGAATACGACTTAAATTGCGTTTCTTTTATTGAAAACTAAATGCGTTTTAGAACATTAATTAAGCGCATAAACAAAAGGTAATGgtgccgtacagcgccatctaggcATTAGTTGTTAAAATCACCTCTCGATACATTTAACTGTGTTTATAGTTCTTGTGCCTATGACAAGAGCAAACTTACACAGTAACCAAGGGATCCTTGTCAGACTTGCTTACAAACACTTCCACTTGGTTGTCTAATCTTTTCTGTAGATCCGGTGAGAATACTGATAGGAACCCTCTCTCGGAATCTGAATGATTGGTTAAGATAACCGAAATACCTTTTTGTGCAGCGTCGAGAACGTCGTGATGAAGCATTTCACCTGAAAATAATGAATATGATAAATAGTTAGTTTGACTTACAGAGTACCTGAAGAACATTCACGTTGTAGGTATCGTAAAATTCGTAAGTATAGGTACTGCTATTAACCACTACATTTTAATTTGAAGTCGGGaaagttaaatattaaatttacttaGGTTCAGGTTAGGTTCATCTAATTATCTACCTTAACATAGCCGGAATAGTCCATACATAAAACACAGTTCCCAATTGTATGAACgggttataaaaataaaagccaTCTGTCGTTTACAAACAAAAGGTGTGAGTATGGTGTGAGGTGTGGTATGTGTGTTATAGCTAAAGGTGGTTCACGCGTATGTATCTGACTAGGTAAGTATATCCAATATTATCCATACGGCCCCGCCACGACTTTGCGCGactggcgacggcggcggcggcggcaactaTAGGTGAGAACGAAAGGTCTGATCGCTGTGTCTCCCTCCAACatatggttgccgccgccgccgtcgccagtcgcgcaatgtcgtggtcGAGCCGATAGATATATAagtaagggtggtattccaccggTCCAATCTCTTTGGCCAATGTATTGTAAAGGTTTgtaacctttacagcctttttatcagtaactggcaacagccacgttttgaatttagaatcgtaTCGCCCTGTCAAATGGAACAGGGGTGTGTGTTCGCCATTCCTAAAGAGGTAGCCATCTCGGCTagtcatatttatttgtaaactagctatcttgtatgaaaaaaataagaagATATCCATAACAGCAGTGCTGAAATACCGTCTTTCCATTCCACATCCTCCCACTAGGCTTTACATGGTGGAGGATGCGAAATTAGCGTAAAATTCCCCCAATTTTTAGCGCTTAAGGTGACGCGAAGGCAGAAGAAAAACTCTAAGAAGAACCCCGACCTCATATCGCACGCCAAGCGaaagaataaagaaaaaaaggaGAACAAAGCATATTCCAGGTGATAAATTTCTCTCATTGCATCTCACATTTtacttagtgagagagtgagacgcaatgtaCATTGGACCAatatattggacagatggaataccatcctaagcTTAGAGTCCTCACTTCATACATCAGTTTccttatttgtgacgttttcaaccaaaaggtaccacattgtcgtttgtcgataaggttgatttctaattgaagctatatggagaTAGCGCCTtacttttggttgaaaatggcacatttaataAGTAACTAGCGACACCGCCTTCAACGACTAAGTAattacccggatggttattaatttgcttattattcgttattacttaattactttttggcagaaatttgctttacgacaGGATAGGAACTGGACAAGAATAGGGGTGGGGTATTGTGTTTTTCAggggttggttttttgaaggtATACATTTGTAGCCATCAATATGTTCAGAAGTAGACTTTGTAGctgatagatagataggtagCTTTCGATACGCCGCCACGAAGTGTTGGAATAATCTGCCACTACCTATAAGAAATTGTACTTCGacagcaacttttaaaagtaacattaaaaagtatttaattgaTCTTCAAACTTCCAACACATGAGCTGACGTACGGTGCtagatgttattattataaaaaaattgttattaagTTTGTTTCAAGTTTTAGGGCCTACACACAATCAGACGTTACGACGACGTGCCGTGGCACGTTGCGGCGTCGTGTAACGTTGCGACGTCGTGACGTGCAAATCTACGGCGTGTAACGTAAAAAGTCACGTCACGGCGTCGTGCCGTGGCACGTTGCCGCAACGTGCGACGTCACGATGACGTGACGTTAAAACTAACGTTATAATCCTGAGCCGGCGCCATTTGATGTTCAACAGGTAAAGGAAAATGACGCATGAAATTGATGTCGATCAATTAATATCCCTAGTGGAGGAACGTCCCGTGTTATGGGACAAGACAATAGACAATAGACGATATTCATGATAGAAAGAAATGGATGGACCCAGTATTTTCTGTTTATACCTCTTCTTTAGGCGACTTCTTAATAGCAGCAGGATGACAAGTCTGGTGCGGTCCATGGCTCTTGATCAACTGcggcatatttttcaaatttcgacGGCAACGTATGGACGGCCTGCGACACGACGTCATGACGTCGCACGTTGCGGCAACGTGCCACGGCACGACGCCGTGACGTGATTTTTTACGTTACACGCCGTAGATTTGCACGTCACGACGTCGCAACGTTACACGACGCCGCAACGTGCCACGGCACGTCGTCCAGAggcgtatttaaaaatttggcgccccgggccattgggTCCCTGCCGCCCCCCCTGACCCATGAAGCACCCATGAAGTAAACCCaaaagcatatttttttcttagtgcctttctgcagagcTTGGAATCGAACCCATAGCCAATTGTGAGCGAGGCCGACGGCCGAGCTCTGCATAAGGGTGGAGGCATAGAGCGTCCGATTGCGGTGTGCTGCCCTGTGAGGCTGAAGGCCGAACTGCAGAAGAAACAGCTTAAAGCACTGGTCATGTCTAAGGGAGGCAGAAGGCTACGAATACGATTAAAGATTTCTGCGGGCCCAAGAGACttaaagggcgagcttcagtggAACTGAGCTGGGACAAAAACCTATGTCCAAGTAGACGAGCTCTGCATAGTTCTAAAGTCCCGGATCGTCCAATTGCGGCACTCTTCCGTGCAAAGCCAAAGGTCGATGTGGTAAAAATTTATGTTGGGATTGGAACAATGACCAAGTTAAAGTGACACGTGACACCAAAGACCGAGCTATGCAAGGCCGAAGACCGAGCTGGAGGAGGGGAGAGTTTGAAATTGGCTTGGAGCTTGGAACTAATGTGATCTCGGCTCTCCTGCTACGCGACCTTTGGCGTTCGCTCAAATTAAAGCGAAGGCGCGACTTGCTGGAAATGCTGGAATGCTTCGGGTCTTCCGGAAGgcgcgacttttaagcttttcaaggctcgcaacctgaccttttAGTCCGCCATTCTTATTATGACCGaagcgtcagcgaaggtcttcgttttaactcgggcattttgctttcgtatgtccaggTGTTTTCCTCTAAATATATACACAGGTCGCAAatcttaaccgattctcgtgaaattttgcgaccagattctatgataaaatagattttttgtcgatccagttttcggaaatttttcaaaacgcgtaaattggcataaaggactaagggtctccccagatatatcgacgcgcattgagcaaaagccgataggaaaaagctttatgtccGCGCAATAGGAGCGAAAAAGCAGGCGCCGGCTGATGCGAGCCGAACCGAATGACgacgctcttattgcgcagacataaagctttttgcTATCggattttgccgattccgcgtcgacatacGTGGGGAACCCTTAAGCGCCAAAAGCTGctatatggcgcttaagaccattgtgagttcactgtgataacgactcaacgaactaagtatttttcaattttactgtTTCTAagcttattaatatatatagtgtACGGTTTCCGGTTGACGTCGGCAACAGCGTCTGGAGTCTGGACGCTGTGCGCCACAGAGGTACGGACGTCGTACACGATATAACGGCTGCTGACGCAATGGCCGGCGCCTAGACGTCGCTCACGGCGTTTATGCCGTCAAGCATGCAGCGAGCCCGCGGCCTTAAGGCCcgggtctgcaacaaacgccgtaggtcgcgtccggcgtttgagagagaccactatagtgcatttccatagtaagcattcgtacgtcgcgtacagcgtcacgacggacgcgacctacggcgtttgttgcagacccgGGCCTAAGGCGATGTGAAGAGCGACGTCACAGGGCGACATCATGAGAACTCGACGACAATCCGACGTAGGTAAAGAAGGTAGAAGGCAAAGGGGCGCAAACGCActgtaaaaattgtaatgtCTACTGCAAGTTGACAACGAATAAGACAAgtagttacttactttaaatttaattatgtctagtaccagtaacaccacaaaaaaaaaattggggcgCCACTGAGGTACCCAAAACCGAAAGCAACTGAAAGgcagcggcggcctgcgccgccccccgcagcctgccgccccgggccatggcccccttggccctagggtaaatacgcccctgaCGTCGTCGTAACGTCTAATTGTGTGTAGGCCCTTAAGTTTACAAACAAGTACTAGTAGTTCACCTACTCTCTAATTGTTCAAAGCACAAACCCACTTTCTCCCACGTTagcttagttttgttttattttattgtgtccctggttgccctgaaaaccagcgccatggctaaatatcttagtcatcggcatatgctgagtggcatccATTTTGGTGTTAGAATATACAAgcgacaatttctctgaaaatcgacttaatttcaacaaaattttcatacttaaacaatctactacatttgctgaaactattcttatacatcaatttgtataatttaccaccataaatttttgatgaatttttaaaaactaccccttctttttataaaataccggtgacgcacgctcgcgacctgattattaaaaggcaagatgagaagacgtgctaatagaaaccaatacttgttatttagatattacgtaacaaaacgtgtataatttcaacgactaaatctatcaatttaaaatttttgctccaaaatcgactacggccccttaatatcatttttagtgtggtgtatgcatgttacagtctcaaaacaaatatttaaatggattggataccttacataccttacatatataggtttgagttcaattcaatctcgtcagaacaaaggtcacgtggtacattttttcaaattaactttttagtactttttcgggaaaaaatcaaaaaactaagagcttattgcaaatctgtagcatgagacgaatcaaatgacatataatttattaaaatcggaccataactgtagatctgatgggatgaacaaaaatcggcctcgcgtaatatatatatagattagaataggttaagttttatattttacaccaaatgaagtatttctattatattcttcTATTCTAGGTATATATCTATTCTTCTACTCACCTGTCAGATATAAATCAGCAGCAACTCCTTTAAGAACAGAAGCGCCGGATCCGGCGCACAGCGCGACGGTTCTGACGTCATCCGACGCCGACTTGCCTTTAGCCAGCGCCAGGCGAACGTGGGGCAAGCCGGTCAGCTGCTTCACTTTAGCGATCGCGTCTGAGAGAGGAATTTCGGCTTGGAGATGTAGGAACCTGAAATCACGGTAAAATGAGGGTGCGGTTGTAAGCATACCCACGTGATGATGAAATATATATGGATTGACAATAGCAGTCGAAAAACTGCTTTAAGAGTCAGAAAACTTAAGATTCTAATTTGTTCTTGAACCCTATTTAATAACTAATCATCGAGCGAAACGAAGTCGTGCTTAAATATATTACTTTAGGGCATAGCGCCGCTATTAGGATCTGCCTATAAGGCTGCAGTATTTGGCTAAATCCGTTCCTGGTGAGTATACTGATAACTAGCCAGTGGGAGAGAGTAAACAACTGAATGAGTTTTCCAATTACGGCTGTTAGAATGGGGCAGTTCCAGCGTGTAGCGTGACGTATAAAGAGAGTCATAAAGTTACCTTCCCGCTCCGAAGTTAGGGTCAATCCCTGGCGTGATAGGTTTGGACTCCTTGACCGGGAAGGCTGAAGCCAGCCAGTCATTCACGCCGCCTTGCACGCAGTCCCAGCTTGTGTGGGGAGAATAAAGCGATATGCGTTTTTCGAGTAGGAAAGATATGATGCGTTGCTTCCAAGCactgaaaaaaaagtataattatacatattccAGTTTTTTTATGCTTCTTTTCCTAGAATAATTAAGCAGGTAACAAAAATTTATATCATTAAAAGCTAAGAATATACAGTACACCATTCGAGTTCATTTTAGAGAGTGGTATACGTTTCGCTGATGGCGCTTACGTTTAGTTAGAATTAGGTATACCTTAGGTCTTACAGCGTCACGTTTACGTATTTTCCATACAGTATGACGCTTTAACCTTTTACCGGAGATCAAGATTTGAATCTCCTTCTTAGGTCACTATTTAGGCTATTAAACATATGTTTCCtattgaatatatatatatatatatatatatatatatattatatgaactGAACAGGccactaataaaaatataaaataatctaCCTTTGCACTACGGATTTCATAGGAGCGAATATAGGTGGATGGTATGCGACAATCATTTCGCATCCTTGGTTATCGGCTTCAATAGCTACTTCCTCTGTCAAGTCATTGGTTAGTAACAGCTTTGTAATATTCCTGAAAATAATATGCTGTTGAACcaataattttcatttaagAGCGAAATTTTTAACAATACAAATATGTAGTAATAATTGTAATGTAACAGTTTATGGAAATGATTAGGTACCTAGGAGTGTATGGCTCTACTAGCAAGCCGGTATTATCCCAGCTTTCTGCAAGACTATTTGGAGCAAAATCTTCCAACACCGACACCACCTTGACAAGTGTTACTCCAGTTTTTTCTCCCATTGACATTTTGATAGACGCAGAAATGGaataaaatttatgaaaaatagaTTGTTTGCCAATTATGTGTTTTCCTAATTTCACAAGCATCAGATAAGACctgaaaatatgcaaaaatttGATACTCTCGCAGGAAAGCTACACACAATAACACACTTGATTTTCGATCATAACACAATAACCTTAAGAACTATATCCCAAGCACTATACTTTTGAACATGGAA
This genomic stretch from Cydia strobilella chromosome 6, ilCydStro3.1, whole genome shotgun sequence harbors:
- the LOC134742141 gene encoding uncharacterized protein LOC134742141 isoform X1, whose product is MEVAGQWRREWAGAAEYGKVTEGGVTRQVARAMEVLHASAPGARMRVMRAAYHSTAGPGAATSYMVHSSRRVISSGTRLLSPSLTSRPFGDTPSLPSLPSLPLEISSTPLELVDTPETENYKVTEPDDIEISQPSKWKSSTGKSSIRMPSEESSSTDNASIIDLDPKPHHKSIFRKYSYDSENSDISTMKLSSRASPLLDAPVSLSTLKYKSLLNGSNDWTNRRKSYSFEETDPLNETISHCNDTLAMESSTDSGICKSTEIVNDHADYERKDRKYYPPEDSFKDWLNKNRQTSFNKTNQYISHNRGHNVLIEEPSESSIILQSVGKVSITVPITLESEEDYQHRKAQGIEEADRRRKKVEFCKTELHFAAESGKVNIIATDEKPPPTNDFRRRKSAFVPMKKPERPTTLLLEKKSTDDTMVDLLQHNTSEVVENDENTAATKSILKNKIPKPKPYLLGENMALGLADDVPSANKSSICSDNSDVPTAVSLINRQLQERRCSNETTSSMASETDISSPLKTFTSRPINAGLIKSVSSKSQNSRQQYSSTTEVTDTFNSVIEKLKALQMSPIPARSKTRQLRQSDLTYFGIQNDKKNTEDDKPKFIRDRIKMQNEAIDNIFQSVRLIQQVSNSVSNSVCHSEAESEDAVEYQNIPLKTNFGPIPTPRSRTKYNDRDSEKVTVLKPIVEQDSAVIKQNVQDTTRRSRSRRYEEASSPAIRSISEPPKANRLSSLEKSHRRTHKVKQNVSARVNKYEIKEKKSNYSKKHPSDTAKLYLSEEEDDDDAVPTYVNVNKELCNNTTPITGEDKIRKPEIDRKLRQSHKTNTGHREIVQKADKYTVERRLRTRHEKADSDIKPTEIHEDHYELDRKSRATTEKTNSDHKETTRNQSNSREKIHKADKYNDSLNKRTNSSRKKKVDSKAGVLPANAPQSSAPSVNSQSITTENKTNKDERSTSTSRQSKSLRHADKNITERIAEISDTPTKDSKETTKSQHVRSASRHSTSKKDTIENHKRSSANSADRHHNSLQLKSGDRNGEVHYSKDRKSKRNEYVINYDDKNGTVASITKVPTGPGSTRKKKTSLEIIIDTPKEHRTQSKPEKIHLLQFPERELPSGLSHAHKRSRTKVHIQRSCQLL
- the LOC134742141 gene encoding uncharacterized protein LOC134742141 isoform X2, translated to MEVAGQWRREWAGAAEYGKVTEGGVTRQVARAMEVLHASAPGARMRVMRAAYHSTAGPGAATSYMVHSSRRVISSGTRLLSPSLTSRPFGDTPSLPSLPSLPLEISSTPLELVDTPETENYKVTEPDDIEISQPSKWKSSTGKSSIRMPSEESSSTDNASIIDLDPKPHHKSIFRKYSYDSENSDISTMKLSSRASPLLDAPVSLSTLKYKSLLNGSNDWTNRRKSYSFEETDPLNETISHCNDTLAMESSTDSGICKSTEIVNDHADYERKDRKYYPPEDSFKDWLNKNRQTSFNKTNQYISHNRGHNVLIEEPSESSIILQSVGKVSITVPITLESEEDYQHRKAQGIEEADRRRKKVEFCKTELHFAAESGKVNIIATDEKPPPTNDFRRRKSAFVPMKKPERPTTLLLEKKSTDDTMVDLLQHNTSEVVENDENTAATKSILKNKIPKPKPYLLGENMALGLADDVPSANKSSICSDNSDVPTAVSLINRQLQERRCSNETTSSMASETDISSPLKTFTSRPINAGLIKSVSSKSQNSRQQYSSTTEVTDTFNSVIEKLKALQMSPIPARSKTRQLRQSDLTYFGIQNDKKNTEDDKPKFIRDRIKMQNEAIDNIFQSVRLIQQVSNSVSNSVCHSEAESEDAVEYQNIPLKTNFGPIPTPRSRTKYNDRDSEKVTVLKPIVEQDSAVIKQNVQDTTRRSRSRRYEEASSPAIRSISEPPKANRLSSLEKSHRRTHKVKQNVSARVNKYEIKEKKSNYSKKHPSDTAKLYLSEEEDDDDAVPTYVNVNKELCNNTTPITGEDKIRKPEIDRKLRQSHKTNTGHREIVQKADKYTVERRLRTRHEKADSDIKPTEIHEDHYELDRKSRATTEKTNSDHKETTRNQSNSREKIHKADKYNDSLNKRTNSSRKKKVDSKAGVLPANAPQSSAPSVNSQSITTENKTNKDERSTSTSRQSKSLRHADKNITERIAEISDTPTKDSKETTKSQHVRSASRHSTSKKDTIENHKRSSANSADRHHNSLQLKSGDRNGEVHYSKDRKSKRNEYVINYDDKNGTVASITKVPTGPGSTRKKKTSLEIIIDTPKEHRTQSKPEKIHLLPRTRAPKRTESCA
- the LOC134742142 gene encoding NIF3-like protein 1 isoform X2 encodes the protein MIGSYLMLVKLGKHIIGKQSIFHKFYSISASIKMSMGEKTGVTLVKVVSVLEDFAPNSLAESWDNTGLLVEPYTPRNITKLLLTNDLTEEVAIEADNQGCEMIVAYHPPIFAPMKSVVQSAWKQRIISFLLEKRISLYSPHTSWDCVQGGVNDWLASAFPVKESKPITPGIDPNFGAGRFLHLQAEIPLSDAIAKVKQLTGLPHVRLALAKGKSASDDVRTVALCAGSGASVLKGVAADLYLTGEMLHHDVLDAAQKGISVILTNHSDSERGFLSVFSPDLQKRLDNQVEVFVSKSDKDPLVTV